In Canis lupus familiaris isolate Mischka breed German Shepherd chromosome 9, alternate assembly UU_Cfam_GSD_1.0, whole genome shotgun sequence, a single window of DNA contains:
- the CBX2 gene encoding chromobox protein homolog 2 isoform X1, with protein sequence MEELSSVGEQVFAAECILSKRLRKGKLEYLVKWRGWSSKHNSWEPEENILDPRLLLAFQKKEHEKEVQNRKRGKRPRGRPRKHTVMSCSRHSKLKEPDAPSKSSSSSSSSTSSSTSSDEEDDSDLDAKRGPRGRETHPVPQKKAQILVAKPELKDPIRKKRGRKPLPPEQKAARRPVSLAKVLKTARKDLGAPASKLPPPLSAPVAGLAALKAHAKEACSGPGAMATPENLASLMKGMAGSPSRGGISWQSSIVHYMNRMSQSQAQAASRLALKAQTAGKCGLGLDLKVRTQKGELGLSSPGSKVPKAPSSGAVEQKVGGAGGPPYIHSISKGPAGCLGPQPAPTQELSLQVLDLQSVKNGTAGVGMVARHATASKGVPATNPTTGKSAGGGLAGGSGATVPSDTSKSEKLASRVAALPTSAGKRDCMKGSAAPSSQEGHTAPGDARKLALPSELSAGEESSSDSDPGSASPPGARQNPSVSVQTSQDWKPTRSLIEHVFVTDVTANLITVTVKESPTSVGFFNLRHY encoded by the exons ATGGAGGAGCTGAGCAGCGTGGGCGAGCAGGTCTTCGCCGCCGAGTGCATCCTGAGCAAGCGGCTCCGCAAG GGCAAGCTGGAGTACCTGGTCAAGTGGCGCGGCTGGTCCTCCAA ACACAACAGCTGGGAGCCAGAGGAAAATATCCTGGACCCAAGGCTGCTCCTGGCCTTCCAGAAGAA GGAACACGAGAAGGAGGTGCAGAACCGGAAGAGAGGCAAGCGGCCCAGGGGCAGGCCAAGGAAGCACACGGTGATGTCCTGCAGCCGGCACTCCAAACTCAAG GAACCCGACGCTCCCTCCAAATCCAgcagctcctcctcttcctccacgtCTTCTTCCACTTCCTCAGATGAAGAGGACGACAGTGATTTAGATGCCAAGAGGGGTCCCCGGGGCCGCGAGACCCACCCAGTGCCTCAGAAGAAGGCCCAGATCTTGGTGGCCAAACCGGAATTGAAGGACCCCATCCGGAAAAAGCGAGGCCGCaagcccctgcccccagagcagaAGGCGGCCCGGAGACCCGTGAGCCTGGCCAAGGTGCTGAAGACTGCCCGGAAGGACCTGGGGGCGCCGGCCAGCAAGCTGCCCCCACCGCTCAGCGCCCCCGTGGCAGGCCTGGCAGCCCTGAAGGCCCACGCCAAGGAGGCGTGCAGTGGCCCCGGTGCCATGGCCACCCCGGAGAACCTGGCCAGCCTGATGAAGGGCATGGCCGGCAGCCCCAGCCGGGGCGGCATCAGCTGGCAGAGCTCCATCGTGCACTACATGAACCGAATGAGCCAGAGCCAGGCCCAGGCTGCCAGCAGACTGGCGCTCAAGGCCCAGACCGCCGGCAAGTGCGGCCTCGGGCTGGACCTCAAGGTGAGGACGCAGAAGGGGGAGCTGGGGTTAAGCTCCCCAGGAAGCAAAGTCCCAAAGGCCCCCAGCAGTGGGGCTGTGGAGCAGAAAGTGGGAGGCGCAGGGGGGCCCCCCTACATCCACAGTATCAGCAAGGGCCCTGCTGGGTGCCTGGGCCCCCAGCCTGCACCCACCCAGGAGCTGAGCCTCCAGGTCTTGGACTTACAGAGTGTCAAGAACGGCACAGCTGGGGTGGGCATGGTTGCCCGCCATGCCACGGCCAGCAAGGGTGTCCCTGCCACCAACCCAACCACCGGGAAGAGCGCTGGGGGTGGCCTCGCCGGGGGGAGTGGGGCCACCGTGCCCTCCGACACTAGCAAGAGTGAGAAGCTGGCTTCCCGGGTGGCAGCTCTGCCCACTTCTGCAGGCAAGAGGGACTGTATGAAGGGCAGCGCGGCCCCCAGCAGTCAGGAGGGCCATACAGCCCCCGGCGACGCCCGCAAGTTGGCCTTGCCTTCAGAGCTGAGCGCTGGCGAGGAGAGTAGCTCCGACTCAGACCCCGGCTCCGCCTCGCCACCCGGCGCCAGACAAAACCCATCAGTGTCGGTTCAGACCAGCCAGGACTGGAAGCCCACCCGCAGCCTCATTGAGCACGTCTTCGTCACCGACGTCACTGCCAACCTCATCACGGTCACGGTGAAGGAGTCCCCTACCAGTGTGGGCTTCTTCAACCTGAGACATTACTGA
- the CBX2 gene encoding chromobox protein homolog 2 isoform X2 — MSCSRHSKLKEPDAPSKSSSSSSSSTSSSTSSDEEDDSDLDAKRGPRGRETHPVPQKKAQILVAKPELKDPIRKKRGRKPLPPEQKAARRPVSLAKVLKTARKDLGAPASKLPPPLSAPVAGLAALKAHAKEACSGPGAMATPENLASLMKGMAGSPSRGGISWQSSIVHYMNRMSQSQAQAASRLALKAQTAGKCGLGLDLKVRTQKGELGLSSPGSKVPKAPSSGAVEQKVGGAGGPPYIHSISKGPAGCLGPQPAPTQELSLQVLDLQSVKNGTAGVGMVARHATASKGVPATNPTTGKSAGGGLAGGSGATVPSDTSKSEKLASRVAALPTSAGKRDCMKGSAAPSSQEGHTAPGDARKLALPSELSAGEESSSDSDPGSASPPGARQNPSVSVQTSQDWKPTRSLIEHVFVTDVTANLITVTVKESPTSVGFFNLRHY, encoded by the exons ATGTCCTGCAGCCGGCACTCCAAACTCAAG GAACCCGACGCTCCCTCCAAATCCAgcagctcctcctcttcctccacgtCTTCTTCCACTTCCTCAGATGAAGAGGACGACAGTGATTTAGATGCCAAGAGGGGTCCCCGGGGCCGCGAGACCCACCCAGTGCCTCAGAAGAAGGCCCAGATCTTGGTGGCCAAACCGGAATTGAAGGACCCCATCCGGAAAAAGCGAGGCCGCaagcccctgcccccagagcagaAGGCGGCCCGGAGACCCGTGAGCCTGGCCAAGGTGCTGAAGACTGCCCGGAAGGACCTGGGGGCGCCGGCCAGCAAGCTGCCCCCACCGCTCAGCGCCCCCGTGGCAGGCCTGGCAGCCCTGAAGGCCCACGCCAAGGAGGCGTGCAGTGGCCCCGGTGCCATGGCCACCCCGGAGAACCTGGCCAGCCTGATGAAGGGCATGGCCGGCAGCCCCAGCCGGGGCGGCATCAGCTGGCAGAGCTCCATCGTGCACTACATGAACCGAATGAGCCAGAGCCAGGCCCAGGCTGCCAGCAGACTGGCGCTCAAGGCCCAGACCGCCGGCAAGTGCGGCCTCGGGCTGGACCTCAAGGTGAGGACGCAGAAGGGGGAGCTGGGGTTAAGCTCCCCAGGAAGCAAAGTCCCAAAGGCCCCCAGCAGTGGGGCTGTGGAGCAGAAAGTGGGAGGCGCAGGGGGGCCCCCCTACATCCACAGTATCAGCAAGGGCCCTGCTGGGTGCCTGGGCCCCCAGCCTGCACCCACCCAGGAGCTGAGCCTCCAGGTCTTGGACTTACAGAGTGTCAAGAACGGCACAGCTGGGGTGGGCATGGTTGCCCGCCATGCCACGGCCAGCAAGGGTGTCCCTGCCACCAACCCAACCACCGGGAAGAGCGCTGGGGGTGGCCTCGCCGGGGGGAGTGGGGCCACCGTGCCCTCCGACACTAGCAAGAGTGAGAAGCTGGCTTCCCGGGTGGCAGCTCTGCCCACTTCTGCAGGCAAGAGGGACTGTATGAAGGGCAGCGCGGCCCCCAGCAGTCAGGAGGGCCATACAGCCCCCGGCGACGCCCGCAAGTTGGCCTTGCCTTCAGAGCTGAGCGCTGGCGAGGAGAGTAGCTCCGACTCAGACCCCGGCTCCGCCTCGCCACCCGGCGCCAGACAAAACCCATCAGTGTCGGTTCAGACCAGCCAGGACTGGAAGCCCACCCGCAGCCTCATTGAGCACGTCTTCGTCACCGACGTCACTGCCAACCTCATCACGGTCACGGTGAAGGAGTCCCCTACCAGTGTGGGCTTCTTCAACCTGAGACATTACTGA